In a genomic window of Thermoproteus tenax Kra 1:
- a CDS encoding CDC48 family AAA ATPase, which yields MSWIELRVAESKARDANRPIVRLDPNVMEQSGIMVGDVLEIMGRRRTAAKVWNGLPEDRGKGIIRMNSILRKNADVSLNETVKVRKVDPKPAQAVKLAPISMTIAVDQNFLQYIKQRLRDYVLVEGDVIQIYVLSQPLTFQVVQARPSNAVLIITDDTQLQIYEKPVSGVKIPPVTWEDIGDLEEAKQKIRELVELPLRHPELFKHLGIEPPKGILLFGPPGTGKTLLAKAVANEANAYFIAINGPEIMSKYYGESEAKLREIFEEAKKNAPAIIFIDEIDAIAPKREEVTGEVEKRVVAQLLTLMDGLQERGQIVVIGATNRPDAVDPALRRPGRFDREIWINPPDIRGRYEILQIHTRNMPLSPDVDLRKLAEMTHGYTGADIAALAKEAAMRALRKAIQEGLVDLNQPVIPAENLEKIKVTMQDFLDAMREIVPSALREIHIEVPKVKWRDIGGLAEVKQELREAVEWPLKYPDKFKKFGLRAPKGILLFGPPGTGKTLLAKAVATESGANFIAVRGPEIFSKWVGESEKMVREIFQKARMAAPCVVFIDEIDALASARGLGADSFVTERVVAQMLAEMDGIRTLENIVVIGATNRPDLVDPALLRPGRFDRIIYVPPPDFKARLEIFLIHTRNVPLAKDVDLEELARRTEGYSGADIELVVREATFLALREDINAKEVAMRHFESALAKVKPSITPDMLKFYEGWLERARQMRPEAKARATPPLYL from the coding sequence GTGAGCTGGATAGAGCTAAGGGTGGCCGAGAGCAAGGCTAGAGACGCCAACAGGCCCATTGTACGCCTTGATCCCAACGTTATGGAGCAGAGCGGGATAATGGTGGGGGACGTCCTGGAGATAATGGGCCGTAGGAGGACTGCGGCGAAGGTGTGGAACGGCCTCCCCGAGGACAGAGGGAAGGGCATCATAAGGATGAACTCGATCTTGAGGAAGAACGCCGACGTTTCGTTGAACGAGACAGTGAAAGTGAGGAAGGTCGATCCCAAGCCTGCGCAGGCCGTAAAGTTGGCGCCCATATCTATGACGATCGCCGTAGATCAGAACTTCCTCCAGTACATCAAACAGAGGCTGAGGGACTATGTCCTAGTCGAGGGGGACGTAATCCAGATATATGTACTGAGCCAACCTCTCACGTTCCAAGTGGTGCAAGCCAGGCCGTCGAACGCCGTGTTGATAATAACCGACGACACCCAGTTGCAGATCTACGAGAAGCCTGTGTCCGGAGTGAAGATACCGCCGGTCACTTGGGAGGACATCGGCGATCTGGAGGAGGCGAAACAGAAGATAAGGGAGCTAGTGGAGCTCCCGCTGAGGCACCCCGAGCTGTTCAAACATCTGGGCATAGAGCCGCCCAAGGGGATACTCTTGTTCGGCCCGCCCGGCACAGGCAAGACCCTCCTCGCCAAGGCGGTGGCCAACGAGGCCAACGCGTACTTCATAGCCATAAACGGCCCCGAGATAATGTCCAAATACTACGGCGAGTCCGAGGCCAAGCTGAGGGAGATATTCGAGGAGGCCAAGAAGAACGCCCCGGCCATAATCTTCATAGACGAGATAGACGCCATAGCCCCAAAGAGGGAGGAGGTGACGGGGGAGGTCGAGAAGAGGGTCGTGGCCCAGCTGTTGACTCTGATGGACGGTCTGCAGGAGAGGGGGCAGATAGTCGTAATAGGCGCGACGAATAGGCCCGACGCCGTGGACCCGGCGTTGAGGAGGCCCGGGAGGTTCGACAGAGAGATCTGGATCAATCCGCCCGACATAAGAGGCCGCTACGAGATCCTCCAGATACACACTAGGAATATGCCGTTGTCCCCCGACGTTGATCTGAGGAAGCTGGCCGAGATGACCCACGGCTACACTGGGGCCGACATAGCCGCCTTGGCCAAGGAGGCGGCCATGAGGGCCTTGAGGAAGGCGATCCAGGAGGGCCTGGTGGATTTGAACCAGCCCGTCATACCTGCGGAGAACTTGGAGAAGATAAAAGTCACTATGCAAGACTTCCTGGACGCCATGAGGGAGATAGTCCCCTCGGCCCTCCGCGAGATACACATAGAGGTGCCGAAGGTGAAGTGGAGGGATATAGGAGGCTTGGCCGAGGTCAAACAGGAGCTGCGCGAGGCCGTGGAGTGGCCCCTCAAGTATCCCGACAAATTCAAGAAGTTTGGCCTCAGAGCCCCCAAGGGGATACTGCTGTTCGGCCCGCCCGGCACAGGCAAGACCCTCCTCGCCAAGGCGGTGGCAACAGAGTCGGGCGCCAACTTCATCGCCGTGAGGGGGCCCGAGATATTCTCCAAGTGGGTCGGCGAATCGGAGAAGATGGTGAGGGAGATATTCCAGAAGGCGAGAATGGCGGCCCCGTGCGTTGTGTTCATAGACGAGATCGACGCGTTGGCGTCCGCCAGAGGTCTCGGCGCTGACTCCTTTGTGACTGAGCGCGTGGTCGCTCAGATGTTGGCTGAGATGGACGGCATAAGGACTCTGGAGAACATAGTCGTCATAGGGGCCACCAACAGACCGGACCTCGTGGATCCAGCCCTGTTGAGGCCAGGACGCTTCGACCGTATAATCTACGTTCCGCCGCCCGACTTCAAGGCGAGGTTGGAGATCTTCTTGATACACACTAGGAACGTCCCGTTGGCTAAGGACGTGGATTTGGAGGAGCTGGCGAGGCGCACGGAGGGCTACTCAGGCGCCGATATAGAGCTCGTGGTCAGAGAGGCCACGTTCCTGGCCTTGAGGGAGGACATAAACGCCAAAGAGGTCGCCATGAGGCACTTCGAGTCTGCATTGGCAAAGGTAAAGCCGTCTATAACGCCCGACATGTTGAAGTTCTACGAGGGCTGGCTTGAGAGAGCTAGGCAGATGAGGCCTGAGGCCAAGGCCAGAGCCACGCCGCCTCTCTATCTATGA